One Chlamydiota bacterium DNA segment encodes these proteins:
- the pgsA_2 gene encoding CDP-diacylglycerol--glycerol-3-phosphate 3-phosphatidyltransferase, protein MLNLSNTLSALRAPLAFLFLFKDPYIRILAIFLAMLTDIFDGYFARLQRRTSRFGAILDPLMDKFFVFFVLVVLFLEHKFVYWQGLCLLSRDFSLILFGCYLTITKGWKKQQFRSIFWGKVSTACQFIVLILITLNYTLPNYVFYGFILLGLLALRELSNAYQKLRIEN, encoded by the coding sequence ATGCTGAACCTTAGTAATACACTATCTGCTCTTAGAGCGCCTCTGGCCTTTTTATTTTTATTCAAAGATCCTTATATCAGAATTTTGGCAATTTTTCTTGCGATGCTCACTGATATTTTTGATGGCTACTTTGCACGTCTTCAAAGAAGAACTTCGCGGTTTGGGGCAATTCTAGATCCTCTAATGGACAAATTCTTTGTCTTTTTTGTATTAGTGGTATTGTTTTTGGAACACAAATTTGTATACTGGCAAGGTTTATGCTTACTTTCTAGAGATTTTTCCCTGATTCTGTTTGGCTGCTATCTTACCATCACAAAGGGTTGGAAAAAACAGCAATTTCGCTCGATTTTTTGGGGTAAGGTTTCCACTGCGTGCCAATTTATCGTCCTGATTTTAATCACGCTGAATTACACTCTGCCCAATTATGTATTTTATGGCTTTATTCTTCTTGGCTTGCTTGCTCTTCGCGAGCTTTCCAACGCCTATCAGAAATTACGAATAGAAAATTAG
- a CDS encoding Inner membrane protein → METIVQFIMEHSHMAHWYIFSLLMLAGFNLPISEDLLIILGGTISATLNPENTAKIFICIFLGAYFSDWIVYWLGRIVGPKLQNVRPFKSIFKKNRLEKIQHFYKKYGFLTLLFGRFIPFGFRNALFMTAGMSKMHFLKFILADGIACLVSNSVLFYLSFTLGKNYEALLGTLKIFNVFLFSLFALFIIGFIWYKKKKNNQDAEP, encoded by the coding sequence ATGGAAACAATTGTCCAATTTATCATGGAACACAGTCATATGGCGCATTGGTATATCTTTTCGCTTTTAATGCTGGCTGGGTTTAATCTCCCTATCTCTGAAGATCTTTTAATCATTTTGGGAGGTACGATTTCAGCAACGCTGAATCCGGAAAATACAGCAAAAATTTTTATATGTATTTTTTTAGGTGCCTATTTTAGTGATTGGATTGTCTACTGGCTTGGGAGGATCGTTGGCCCCAAATTGCAAAATGTCCGCCCATTTAAATCTATTTTTAAAAAAAATCGGCTAGAGAAAATACAACATTTTTATAAAAAATATGGCTTTTTAACACTTCTTTTTGGTCGCTTTATTCCTTTTGGTTTTCGTAATGCTCTTTTTATGACAGCCGGTATGAGTAAAATGCATTTTTTAAAATTTATTCTTGCTGATGGGATTGCCTGCTTAGTTTCCAATAGTGTGCTTTTTTACCTTTCCTTTACTCTTGGAAAAAACTATGAAGCCCTTTTAGGCACGCTTAAAATATTTAATGTCTTTTTATTTAGTCTCTTTGCTCTTTTTATAATTGGCTTCATCTGGTATAAAAAAAAGAAAAACAATCAAGATGCTGAACCTTAG